One window of the Conexibacter sp. SYSU D00693 genome contains the following:
- a CDS encoding pentapeptide repeat-containing protein, whose amino-acid sequence MPPAVSPHAPRLGRDAPVLDAFPVDPYGVELEDTLVRGAVLQHEQLATLTLTDVVLDGCDLAGTVARRVTLRRVELRGCRLTGTLLSQATLEDVLVDGASAELVGLAGARLSRVAVSSSRLTEASLQEAELRHVLLRDVDLTGADLSEATLSACELRGCTIEELRGAAALRGVAMPWQDAVAAAPVLAQALGIELLD is encoded by the coding sequence GTGCCGCCCGCCGTCTCGCCGCACGCGCCCCGGCTCGGGCGCGACGCACCGGTGCTCGACGCGTTCCCGGTCGACCCCTACGGCGTCGAGCTCGAGGACACCCTCGTGCGCGGCGCGGTGCTCCAGCACGAGCAGCTGGCGACGCTCACGCTCACCGACGTCGTCCTCGACGGCTGCGACCTCGCGGGCACGGTGGCGCGGCGGGTGACGCTGCGCCGCGTCGAGCTGCGCGGCTGCCGGCTCACGGGCACGCTGCTGTCGCAGGCGACGCTGGAGGACGTGCTCGTCGACGGCGCGTCCGCCGAGCTCGTCGGCCTCGCCGGCGCCCGGCTCTCCCGGGTGGCGGTGTCCTCGAGCCGGCTGACCGAGGCCTCGCTGCAGGAGGCCGAGCTGCGCCACGTCCTGCTGCGCGACGTCGACCTGACGGGCGCCGACCTCAGCGAGGCGACGCTCTCGGCCTGCGAGCTGCGGGGCTGCACGATCGAGGAGCTGCGGGGCGCGGCGGCGCTGCGCGGCGTGGCCATGCCGTGGCAGGACGCGGTCGCCGCGGCGCCGGTGCTCGCCCAGGCGCTGGGCATCGAGCTGCTCGACTAG
- a CDS encoding DNA-formamidopyrimidine glycosylase family protein: MPELPEVEITARRLSEALAGATIESTLAPGINALKTFDPPLHALDGQAIAGVRRIGKHLVVDVGDELHVLVHLMSAGRLQLWDKRAGLRDRTSRLLVRLDDGRELRLREFGTKQAAWVKVLRGDEALAADDAVATLGPEAWPDPPQDLAALLEPHGARPLQAVLRDQRVIAGIGRSWVDEVLWEARLSPFKRGDDLSEEEAGALREAIVGCLGGAIDHYEQTVRLPIPDKMPIPLKVHRHHGEPCPRCGTTIEAVHYEEQVLCYCPQEQTGGRVLKDRRLSRLLK, from the coding sequence ATGCCCGAGCTGCCCGAGGTCGAGATCACCGCGCGCCGGCTGTCCGAGGCGCTCGCGGGCGCGACGATCGAGTCGACGCTCGCGCCCGGCATCAACGCCCTGAAGACCTTCGACCCGCCCCTGCACGCGCTCGACGGCCAGGCGATCGCCGGTGTCCGGCGCATCGGCAAGCACCTCGTGGTCGACGTCGGCGACGAGCTCCACGTCCTCGTGCACCTCATGAGCGCGGGGCGCCTGCAGCTGTGGGACAAGCGCGCCGGGCTTCGCGACCGCACGTCCCGGCTGCTCGTGCGCCTCGACGACGGCCGCGAGCTGCGCCTGCGCGAGTTCGGCACGAAGCAGGCGGCGTGGGTGAAGGTCCTGCGCGGCGACGAGGCGCTCGCCGCCGACGACGCGGTCGCGACCCTCGGACCGGAGGCGTGGCCCGATCCGCCGCAGGACCTCGCCGCGCTGCTCGAGCCCCACGGCGCGCGCCCGCTGCAGGCCGTGCTGCGCGACCAGCGCGTCATCGCCGGCATCGGCCGCTCGTGGGTCGACGAGGTGCTGTGGGAGGCGCGCCTGTCGCCGTTCAAGCGCGGCGACGACCTGTCCGAGGAGGAGGCGGGCGCGCTGCGCGAGGCGATCGTCGGCTGCCTGGGCGGCGCGATCGACCACTACGAGCAGACGGTCCGGCTGCCCATCCCGGACAAGATGCCCATCCCGCTCAAGGTCCATCGTCACCACGGCGAGCCCTGCCCGCGGTGCGGGACGACCATCGAGGCCGTCCACTACGAGGAGCAGGTCCTCTGCTACTGCCCGCAGGAGCAGACGGGCGGGCGCGTCCTCAAGGACCGCCGGCTGTCGCGCCTGCTGAAGTAG
- a CDS encoding thioredoxin-like domain-containing protein, translated as MLDRARVRAPELRGSGGWLGTDGLSLEALRGRVVLLDFWTLACINCLHALEELRGLERRFGPDELVVVGVHSPKFTHEHDHEAVRAAIARHRIEHPVLDDADRTLWDAYGVRAWPTLVLIDATGRVALTVSGEGNAPRLAAGIEQLLQERSGSDPVARSGSDPVASVPGHVASGSEPVARSGSDPVASVPGHVASGSDPVARSGSDPVASELLFPGKVCASPEGARLAVADTGHDRVLELALDGEVLAEHGGLYMPQGVRFDDDGSLLVCETAADLVWRIPAGGGERELVTDAVTSPWDVVRWHGHLVVAEAGRHRLIGIDADGEPQVIAGTAGENIVDGPAYRALLAQPSGLAVTPDGDLAFVDSETSALRLLRRATLDVETLVGQGLFVFGDADGDRDRARLQHPLGVAAAPDGALYVADTFNGLLRVWRGRHLWTVPVEGFTEPGGLDLLPGGRLVVADTGAHRIVVVDPAADPALALALDVGRTVADPVVLAPGAPVPLTGLVLPDDDLDTAMDAPVRLTARSALLAEPVHLALDRLPEALELDLAPGAGRVDLDVELATCTPDACRLRRAHHALDVIVG; from the coding sequence GTGCTCGACCGCGCCCGCGTCCGCGCCCCCGAGCTCCGCGGCAGCGGCGGCTGGCTGGGCACGGACGGGCTCTCGCTCGAGGCGCTGCGCGGCCGGGTCGTCCTGCTCGACTTCTGGACGCTGGCGTGCATCAACTGCCTGCACGCGCTGGAGGAGCTGCGCGGGCTCGAGCGGCGCTTCGGCCCGGACGAGCTCGTGGTCGTCGGCGTCCACTCGCCGAAGTTCACCCACGAGCACGACCACGAGGCCGTCCGGGCCGCCATCGCCCGCCACCGCATCGAGCACCCCGTCCTCGACGACGCCGACCGCACGCTCTGGGACGCCTACGGCGTGCGCGCCTGGCCGACCCTCGTGCTCATCGACGCCACCGGCCGCGTCGCGCTCACCGTCTCCGGCGAGGGCAACGCGCCCCGCCTCGCCGCGGGCATCGAGCAGCTCCTCCAGGAACGCTCGGGGTCAGACCCCGTCGCACGCTCGGGGTCAGACCCCGTCGCATCGGTGCCAGGGCATGTCGCATCGGGGTCAGAGCCCGTCGCGCGCTCGGGGTCAGACCCCGTCGCATCGGTGCCAGGGCATGTCGCATCGGGGTCAGACCCCGTCGCACGCTCGGGGTCAGACCCCGTCGCATCGGAGCTGCTGTTCCCCGGCAAGGTCTGCGCGAGCCCGGAGGGGGCCCGGCTGGCGGTGGCCGACACGGGGCACGACCGGGTGCTGGAGCTGGCGCTCGACGGCGAGGTGCTGGCCGAGCACGGCGGGCTCTACATGCCCCAGGGCGTGCGCTTCGACGACGACGGGTCGCTGCTGGTCTGCGAGACGGCGGCCGACCTGGTGTGGCGGATCCCGGCTGGCGGCGGGGAGCGCGAGCTGGTCACCGACGCGGTGACGTCGCCGTGGGACGTCGTGCGCTGGCACGGCCACCTCGTGGTCGCCGAGGCCGGACGCCACCGGCTCATCGGGATCGACGCCGACGGCGAGCCGCAGGTCATCGCCGGCACGGCGGGGGAGAACATCGTGGACGGGCCCGCCTACCGGGCGCTCCTGGCCCAGCCCAGCGGCCTCGCCGTCACGCCGGACGGCGACCTCGCGTTCGTCGACAGCGAGACGAGCGCGCTGCGCCTCCTGCGCCGCGCGACGCTCGACGTCGAGACGCTCGTCGGCCAGGGCCTGTTCGTCTTCGGCGACGCCGACGGCGACCGCGACCGCGCGCGGCTGCAGCACCCGCTCGGCGTCGCGGCCGCGCCCGACGGCGCGCTCTACGTCGCCGACACCTTCAACGGGCTGCTGCGCGTCTGGCGCGGGCGCCACCTGTGGACAGTCCCGGTAGAGGGCTTCACCGAGCCCGGCGGCCTCGACCTCCTGCCCGGCGGCCGGCTCGTCGTCGCCGACACCGGCGCGCACCGGATCGTCGTCGTCGACCCCGCCGCCGACCCGGCGCTCGCCCTCGCACTCGACGTCGGACGCACCGTCGCGGATCCGGTCGTCCTCGCGCCCGGCGCGCCGGTCCCGCTCACCGGCCTGGTCCTGCCCGACGACGACCTCGACACGGCGATGGACGCGCCGGTCCGCCTCACCGCTCGGTCGGCGCTCCTCGCCGAGCCGGTGCACCTCGCGCTCGACCGCCTGCCGGAGGCCCTCGAGCTCGACCTCGCGCCGGGCGCGGGCCGCGTCGACCTCGACGTCGAGCTCGCCACCTGCACGCCCGACGCGTGCCGCCTGCGCCGGGCGCACCACGCGCTGGACGTCATAGTGGGCTAG
- a CDS encoding histidine phosphatase family protein yields the protein MPRQLWVLRHGEAEPHDAQASDAARRLTPRGEDQARAAGRSFAALGLTFQRVFASPKVRAWETARLACEALGVEPEEHGALAGGFGGGDALGLVRETAQDDRLLLVGHNPDLPQVVADLTGGRIELKKGGAAGVRLHGPSGELIALLRPRELDRIG from the coding sequence GTGCCCCGTCAGCTCTGGGTCCTGCGCCACGGGGAGGCCGAGCCCCACGATGCTCAGGCCTCCGACGCCGCGCGGCGGCTGACGCCGCGCGGGGAGGACCAGGCGCGGGCCGCCGGCCGCTCGTTCGCGGCGCTCGGGCTGACGTTCCAGCGGGTCTTCGCGTCGCCGAAGGTCCGGGCGTGGGAGACCGCGCGGCTGGCGTGCGAGGCGCTGGGCGTGGAGCCCGAGGAGCACGGGGCGCTCGCGGGCGGCTTCGGCGGCGGTGACGCGCTGGGCCTCGTGCGCGAGACCGCGCAGGACGACCGGCTGCTGCTCGTCGGCCACAACCCGGACCTGCCGCAGGTCGTCGCCGACCTCACCGGCGGGCGCATCGAGCTCAAGAAGGGCGGCGCCGCCGGCGTGCGCCTGCACGGCCCGTCGGGCGAGCTCATCGCCCTCCTGCGCCCCCGCGAGCTGGACCGCATCGGCTAG
- a CDS encoding cellulase family glycosylhydrolase, protein MRKSLLLALALLAALPAGAQAAKSQITTFEAPRDLLDASQRPKALDELESLGVKHLRVVLYWKNVAPSPDARVKPDFDELDPSSYSWGQYDELLTAAKDRGWSVLLTVSGPVPRWATNGAKDTTTRPSPNEFRMFMTAVAARFGDRVAQWSIWNEPNHPQFLQPQYDSKKRPLSPKVYRGLYAAALRGLDDAGDAKPVLIAETAPIGTGKDVAPLTFLRGVLCLNAKYRKTGGCGRLRIDGWSHHAYTRKAGPYFVPDGPNDVTIGVLGRLTKALDRAANAGVVKKGLPIHLTEFGIQSEPDPFAGVSFQRQAEYRSISEQIAYDNPRVRSFSQYLLRDDAPVAGASRLARYGGFESGLRSSSGKAKPALDGFRLPLVASRASKRSSKVRLWGLVRPGEGTRTVELQVRSGSGSWRRLATVTSNARGYFSFGTRYAKGRQWRVRWQEAGGGATRYGAPTRAYAKP, encoded by the coding sequence ATGCGCAAGTCCCTCCTCCTCGCCCTCGCCCTCCTGGCGGCCCTCCCCGCAGGTGCCCAGGCCGCCAAGAGCCAGATCACGACCTTCGAGGCGCCCCGCGACCTCCTCGACGCCTCCCAGCGGCCCAAGGCCCTGGACGAGCTCGAGTCGCTCGGGGTCAAGCACCTCCGCGTCGTCCTCTACTGGAAGAACGTGGCGCCCTCGCCCGACGCGCGCGTCAAGCCCGACTTCGACGAGCTCGACCCGAGCTCGTACAGCTGGGGCCAGTACGACGAGCTGCTGACCGCGGCCAAGGACCGTGGCTGGTCGGTGCTGCTGACGGTCAGCGGCCCGGTGCCGCGCTGGGCCACCAACGGCGCGAAGGACACCACGACGCGCCCGTCGCCCAACGAGTTCCGCATGTTCATGACGGCGGTCGCGGCGCGCTTCGGCGACCGCGTCGCCCAGTGGTCGATCTGGAACGAGCCCAACCACCCGCAGTTCCTGCAGCCGCAGTACGACAGCAAGAAGCGGCCGCTGTCGCCGAAGGTCTACCGCGGGCTGTACGCCGCGGCGCTGCGCGGGCTCGACGACGCGGGCGACGCCAAGCCGGTGCTCATCGCCGAGACCGCGCCGATCGGCACGGGCAAGGACGTGGCGCCGCTGACGTTCCTGCGCGGGGTGCTGTGCCTGAACGCGAAGTACCGGAAGACCGGGGGCTGCGGCCGGCTGCGCATCGACGGCTGGTCGCACCACGCCTACACGCGCAAGGCGGGCCCGTACTTCGTCCCCGACGGGCCCAACGACGTGACGATCGGCGTGCTCGGCCGGCTCACGAAGGCGCTGGACCGCGCGGCGAACGCCGGCGTCGTCAAGAAGGGCCTGCCGATCCACCTCACGGAGTTCGGCATCCAGTCCGAGCCCGACCCGTTCGCGGGCGTGTCGTTCCAGCGCCAGGCCGAGTACCGCTCGATCTCCGAGCAGATCGCCTACGACAACCCGCGGGTGCGGTCGTTCTCGCAGTACCTGCTGCGCGACGACGCGCCGGTGGCGGGGGCGTCGAGGCTCGCGCGCTACGGCGGCTTCGAGTCGGGCCTGCGCAGCTCGTCGGGCAAGGCCAAGCCGGCGCTCGACGGCTTCCGCCTGCCGCTGGTGGCCTCGCGCGCGTCCAAGCGCTCGTCGAAGGTGCGCCTCTGGGGCCTCGTCCGTCCGGGCGAGGGCACGCGGACGGTCGAGCTGCAGGTCCGCAGCGGCTCGGGCTCGTGGCGGCGCCTGGCGACGGTGACGTCGAACGCGCGGGGCTACTTCTCCTTCGGCACCCGCTACGCCAAGGGCCGGCAGTGGCGTGTGCGGTGGCAGGAGGCCGGTGGCGGGGCGACGCGCTACGGCGCGCCGACCCGCGCCTACGCGAAGCCGTAG
- a CDS encoding TetR/AcrR family transcriptional regulator has protein sequence MTTRAAAAEETRARLIEAAIARFAQDGLGASFEAVGADVGVTKGALYHHFGSKDGLVEAVYKEAINRHAERAMAASAQGTGRQRLLALIDASGELYGSRTPFYRLLTTLHLAATTSLPQLAPIARRVQQRQRDHMVALVQQGQRDGSIDPRRDAEALGLTINAALEGFLVQQLEPAATQARWIARFRHLMEDVL, from the coding sequence GTGACGACGCGCGCCGCCGCGGCGGAGGAGACCCGGGCCCGGCTCATCGAGGCCGCGATCGCCCGCTTCGCGCAGGACGGCCTCGGGGCGAGCTTCGAGGCCGTGGGCGCCGACGTCGGCGTCACGAAGGGCGCGCTGTACCACCACTTCGGGTCGAAGGACGGCCTCGTCGAGGCCGTCTACAAGGAGGCGATCAACCGGCACGCCGAGCGCGCCATGGCCGCCTCCGCCCAGGGCACGGGACGCCAGCGGCTGCTGGCGCTCATCGACGCCTCGGGCGAGCTCTACGGCTCCCGCACCCCGTTCTACCGGCTGCTCACGACCCTGCACCTGGCGGCGACGACGTCGCTGCCCCAGCTCGCGCCGATCGCGCGCCGCGTCCAGCAGCGCCAGCGCGACCACATGGTCGCCCTGGTCCAGCAGGGCCAGCGCGACGGCTCCATCGACCCTCGCCGCGACGCGGAGGCCCTCGGCCTCACGATCAACGCCGCGCTCGAGGGCTTCCTCGTCCAGCAGCTCGAGCCGGCCGCCACCCAGGCGCGCTGGATCGCCCGCTTCCGCCACCTCATGGAGGACGTCCTGTGA
- a CDS encoding acyl-CoA dehydrogenase family protein, whose amino-acid sequence MTSPTAAPPGAGTIDFTIPAELQELLGRIRAYIEEDVLPAEQEIADPADVLGSWHVVERLRDRARELGIFTPHLPEAWGGLGVGVLGMALISQECGVSGLASLGLNAMAPDEGNMHTLLIAGRPDQLETYLRPLAEGKVRSCFAMTEPDVASSDPTNLETTAVRDGDEWVINGTKWCITGAEGAAFAIVVAKTGVDPAAGHRNYSLILVPTDTPGWEVVRHPQFMGSHSPGGHPVIELRDVRVPLDNLLGEEGAGFKIAQQRLAGGRLAHAMRWIGVSQRALDLVSTRLMERKAFGKELARHQAMQFAVADSAIDLYASRLMVLHCAWKVEHGLPHRQEVAMVKTFVSEAFGRIADRAVQAFGAAGITYDLPIARIYEDARAARIYDGASEVHRMVIARECFKLALQGESTKAATGDLV is encoded by the coding sequence GTGACCTCGCCCACCGCCGCGCCCCCGGGCGCCGGCACGATCGACTTCACCATCCCGGCGGAGCTCCAGGAGCTCCTGGGCCGCATCCGTGCCTACATCGAGGAGGACGTCCTCCCCGCCGAGCAGGAGATCGCCGACCCGGCCGACGTCCTCGGCTCGTGGCACGTGGTCGAGCGCCTGCGCGACCGCGCCCGCGAGCTGGGCATCTTCACCCCGCACCTGCCCGAGGCGTGGGGCGGCCTCGGGGTCGGCGTGCTCGGGATGGCACTCATCTCGCAGGAGTGCGGGGTGAGCGGCCTCGCCTCGCTGGGCCTCAACGCCATGGCGCCCGACGAGGGCAACATGCACACGCTGCTCATCGCGGGCCGGCCCGACCAGCTCGAGACCTACCTGCGACCGCTCGCCGAGGGCAAGGTCCGCTCCTGCTTCGCGATGACCGAGCCCGACGTCGCCTCGTCGGACCCCACGAACCTCGAGACGACCGCCGTGCGCGACGGCGACGAGTGGGTCATCAACGGGACGAAGTGGTGCATCACCGGCGCCGAGGGCGCCGCCTTCGCGATCGTCGTGGCCAAGACCGGCGTGGACCCCGCCGCGGGGCACCGCAACTACTCGCTCATCCTCGTCCCGACCGACACGCCCGGCTGGGAGGTCGTGCGCCACCCGCAGTTCATGGGCTCGCACTCCCCCGGCGGCCACCCGGTGATCGAGCTGCGCGACGTCCGCGTGCCGCTGGACAACCTCCTCGGCGAGGAGGGCGCCGGCTTCAAGATCGCCCAGCAGCGCCTCGCCGGCGGGCGCCTCGCGCACGCCATGCGCTGGATCGGCGTCTCCCAGCGCGCGCTGGACCTCGTCTCGACCCGGCTCATGGAGCGCAAGGCGTTCGGCAAGGAGCTGGCGCGCCACCAGGCGATGCAGTTCGCCGTCGCCGACAGCGCGATCGACCTCTACGCGTCGCGGCTGATGGTCCTGCACTGCGCCTGGAAGGTCGAGCACGGCCTCCCGCACCGCCAGGAGGTGGCGATGGTCAAGACGTTCGTCTCGGAGGCCTTCGGCCGCATCGCCGACCGCGCCGTCCAGGCCTTCGGCGCGGCGGGCATCACCTACGACCTGCCGATCGCCCGCATCTACGAGGACGCCCGCGCCGCGCGCATCTACGACGGCGCCTCGGAGGTCCACCGGATGGTCATCGCCCGCGAGTGCTTCAAGCTCGCGCTGCAGGGCGAGTCGACCAAGGCCGCGACGGGGGACCTCGTCTGA
- a CDS encoding phosphotransferase family protein encodes MAWLHQIAADDVVRTHDEGQANEREPLLVLDPLLAFLDAHGLGSGEPDVRPVGEGHSNVTYAITRGHREFVLRRPPRGPLPPSAHDVLREARVIGALQGKARVPEVLAVCDDDAVVGAPFYVMELVAGHAITGDLPAELDSPEDRRRIGEELVDGLVEVHAADWQAAGLEGFGKPTGYLERQLRRFLGLWDHNKTREIPAVESVAEWLKANLPESGPATVVHGDYRLGNVLMAAGPPRLTAILDWEMSTIGDPLADVGYLCTLWVDRDDPPLGMFELSGVTRQEGFPTRAELVARYEERSGRSMTDIRWYQTLALWKSIVFMEGNYKRAVSGSTDDPFLKSFGEGVVELANRAEELARG; translated from the coding sequence ATGGCGTGGCTGCACCAGATCGCCGCGGACGACGTCGTGCGCACCCACGACGAGGGGCAGGCCAACGAGCGCGAGCCCCTGCTGGTCCTCGACCCGCTGCTGGCGTTCCTCGACGCGCACGGCCTGGGCAGCGGCGAGCCCGACGTGCGCCCCGTCGGCGAGGGCCACTCGAACGTCACCTACGCCATCACCCGCGGCCACCGCGAGTTCGTGCTGCGCCGCCCGCCGCGCGGCCCGCTGCCGCCCAGCGCGCACGACGTCCTGCGCGAGGCGCGGGTCATCGGCGCGCTCCAGGGCAAGGCGCGCGTGCCCGAGGTCCTGGCGGTGTGCGACGACGACGCCGTCGTGGGCGCGCCGTTCTACGTCATGGAGCTCGTCGCCGGCCACGCCATCACCGGCGACCTGCCGGCCGAGCTGGACTCCCCGGAGGACCGCCGGCGCATCGGCGAGGAGCTGGTGGACGGGCTGGTGGAGGTCCACGCCGCCGACTGGCAGGCCGCCGGCCTCGAGGGCTTCGGCAAGCCCACGGGCTACCTCGAGCGCCAGCTGCGGCGCTTCCTCGGCCTCTGGGACCACAACAAGACGCGCGAGATCCCGGCCGTCGAGTCGGTCGCCGAGTGGCTCAAGGCCAACCTCCCGGAGTCGGGTCCGGCCACGGTCGTCCACGGCGACTACCGCCTGGGCAACGTCCTCATGGCCGCCGGCCCGCCGCGCCTCACGGCGATCCTCGACTGGGAGATGTCGACGATCGGCGACCCGCTGGCCGACGTCGGCTACCTCTGCACCCTGTGGGTCGACCGCGACGACCCCCCGCTGGGGATGTTCGAGCTCAGCGGCGTGACCCGGCAGGAGGGCTTCCCGACGCGGGCCGAGCTCGTCGCCCGCTACGAGGAGCGCTCGGGCCGGTCGATGACCGACATCCGCTGGTACCAGACGCTGGCGCTGTGGAAGTCGATCGTCTTCATGGAGGGCAACTACAAGCGCGCGGTGTCGGGCTCGACGGACGACCCGTTCCTGAAGTCCTTCGGCGAGGGCGTCGTCGAGCTGGCCAACCGCGCCGAGGAGCTGGCCCGTGGCTGA
- a CDS encoding HAD family phosphatase: MAEARRGLLMDWGGVMTTNLFAAFQRFCEAESLAPEAVRKAFLEDPRGRELLVEFESGRMELDPFQQGLAEVLGLAADRAPGLVERLFSGMAIDDAMVAAVQRFRAAGIRTGILSNSWGPAGASYDLALFDELFDVRVISGEEGVRKPEQRIYDLAVERMGMPASELVFVDDLPGNLKPARAMGVHTIAHREAAATIAELEQVLGVSAGAPAGADAPPASP; encoded by the coding sequence GTGGCTGAGGCGCGTCGCGGCCTGCTCATGGACTGGGGCGGCGTGATGACGACGAACCTGTTCGCCGCCTTCCAGCGCTTCTGCGAGGCCGAGTCGCTGGCGCCCGAGGCGGTCCGCAAGGCGTTCCTCGAGGACCCGCGGGGCCGCGAGCTGCTCGTCGAGTTCGAGTCGGGCCGGATGGAGCTCGACCCGTTCCAGCAGGGCCTGGCCGAGGTCCTCGGCCTCGCCGCGGACCGCGCCCCGGGCCTGGTGGAGCGCCTCTTCTCCGGCATGGCGATCGACGACGCGATGGTCGCCGCCGTGCAGCGCTTCCGGGCGGCGGGGATCCGCACCGGGATCCTCTCGAACTCGTGGGGCCCGGCCGGCGCGTCCTACGACCTCGCGCTGTTCGACGAGCTCTTCGACGTGCGCGTCATCAGCGGCGAGGAGGGCGTGCGCAAGCCCGAGCAGCGCATCTACGACCTCGCCGTCGAGCGCATGGGGATGCCGGCGTCCGAGCTCGTCTTCGTCGACGACCTCCCCGGCAACCTCAAGCCGGCGCGGGCGATGGGGGTGCACACGATCGCCCACCGCGAGGCGGCGGCGACCATCGCCGAGCTCGAGCAGGTGCTGGGCGTCAGCGCTGGGGCGCCCGCCGGCGCGGACGCGCCGCCGGCTTCGCCGTAG
- a CDS encoding cytochrome c oxidase assembly protein yields the protein MEVEPLQLLPALLSMALYARRAQTLRGTPRAVPSWRQWCFHGGALVVALTLSSPLGALADELFWAHMVEHLVIVDLGALLLVLGLTGPVLAPVLRVPALAPLRVLGHPLVALPLWAVNLGLWHVPVLHEAAVEHDAVHALQHLLFLATGGAVWLALLGPLPKPAWFGNGWRLGYIVGVRLAGAVLANVLLFGGGPFYDVYAAGEASHGLDPQDDQAIAAGIMMVEESVLTICLFCWLFLKAAREGEERQELLDLARARGVELTDQRAARAVAAGRGAELRRRLEDEHETSATRA from the coding sequence GTGGAGGTCGAGCCGCTCCAGCTCCTGCCGGCGCTGCTGTCCATGGCGCTCTACGCGCGGCGGGCCCAGACGCTGCGCGGCACGCCGCGGGCGGTGCCGTCGTGGCGGCAGTGGTGCTTCCACGGCGGCGCGCTCGTCGTCGCCCTGACGCTGAGCTCGCCGCTGGGCGCGCTGGCCGACGAGCTCTTCTGGGCGCACATGGTCGAGCACCTGGTGATCGTCGACCTCGGGGCGCTCCTGCTCGTCCTCGGGCTCACCGGGCCGGTGCTCGCGCCGGTCCTGCGGGTGCCGGCGCTCGCGCCGCTGCGCGTGCTCGGCCACCCGCTCGTGGCGCTGCCGCTCTGGGCGGTCAACCTCGGGCTGTGGCACGTGCCCGTGCTCCACGAGGCGGCTGTCGAGCACGACGCCGTCCACGCCCTGCAGCACCTGCTCTTCCTCGCGACGGGCGGTGCGGTGTGGCTCGCGCTGCTCGGCCCGCTGCCCAAGCCGGCGTGGTTCGGCAACGGCTGGCGGCTGGGCTACATCGTCGGCGTGCGCCTCGCGGGCGCGGTGCTGGCCAACGTCCTGCTCTTCGGCGGCGGCCCGTTCTACGACGTCTACGCCGCCGGCGAGGCCTCGCACGGCCTCGACCCGCAGGACGACCAGGCGATCGCCGCCGGGATCATGATGGTCGAGGAGTCGGTCCTGACGATCTGCCTCTTCTGCTGGCTGTTCCTCAAGGCCGCGCGGGAGGGCGAGGAGCGCCAGGAGCTGCTCGACCTCGCCCGGGCGCGCGGCGTCGAGCTCACCGACCAGCGCGCCGCGCGGGCGGTCGCCGCGGGGCGCGGCGCCGAGCTGCGCCGGCGGCTCGAGGACGAGCATGAGACGTCTGCCACGAGGGCATGA
- a CDS encoding helix-turn-helix domain-containing protein, translated as MYRELAPPPALRDRVACLWVRRGAGAETVRVLPDACVDVVWRAGAGAQVAGPDTGPVLVDVAPGTVIAGLRLRPGAGGAALGLPLAEVRDQRVALGHVLPRADAALPGDLDPRDALRALAALAHGVADGPDAAVQAAAVQLAVPGARVGDVAARLGLSDRQLRRRCDAAVGYGPKVLQRVLRLRRLRALAQRSADRDLARLALDAGYADQPHLSNDVKRLTGLTPAQLLG; from the coding sequence GTGTACCGCGAGCTCGCACCCCCGCCGGCGCTGCGCGACCGTGTCGCGTGCCTGTGGGTGCGCCGCGGCGCCGGGGCCGAGACGGTCCGCGTCCTGCCCGACGCGTGCGTCGACGTCGTCTGGCGCGCGGGCGCCGGCGCGCAGGTCGCGGGGCCCGACACCGGCCCGGTCCTCGTGGACGTCGCGCCCGGCACCGTCATCGCCGGTCTGCGGCTGCGACCCGGCGCGGGCGGCGCGGCGCTCGGGCTGCCGCTGGCCGAGGTGCGCGACCAGCGCGTCGCGCTCGGGCACGTCCTCCCCCGGGCCGACGCCGCCCTGCCCGGCGACCTCGACCCGCGCGACGCGCTGCGTGCCCTGGCCGCCCTCGCCCACGGGGTGGCGGACGGGCCTGACGCCGCGGTGCAGGCCGCTGCGGTGCAGCTCGCCGTGCCGGGCGCCCGCGTCGGCGACGTCGCCGCGCGCCTGGGGCTCAGCGACCGCCAGCTGCGCCGCCGCTGCGACGCCGCGGTGGGCTACGGCCCGAAGGTCCTCCAGCGCGTCCTGCGGCTGCGACGCCTGCGCGCCCTGGCCCAGCGCTCAGCCGACCGCGACCTCGCCCGCCTGGCGCTCGACGCCGGCTACGCCGACCAGCCGCACCTGAGCAACGACGTCAAGCGGCTCACGGGGCTGACGCCGGCGCAGCTGCTGGGCTGA